DNA sequence from the Methylomonas albis genome:
CTCAGCGGACTAAGTAGGCCACCTAATCAATTATTATTGGCAGCTTCAGGCCTTAGTGATTCAGTTATAAGGCAATTTGCTCGCCCAATAGAAGTCAGTGAACTGGGCTAAAGGGTGCCTTTACTATTGAAAATGGAACCCGACCTTGATCGTCTGCTTTTGGCCCAGACTGTGTCAAAACGCCAGCTTTGGTATAATTTCGCTCAGGATTTATTGATCGGAGCCAGCTGATGATTCGATTCATTAAAGGCGAATGTCGCACTCAAATTACCTTGCTACCGGAAAGTCTGGATGACTATGTGGTCGAGACCAATCCCGTTCGTGTCGTTGATGTCTTTGTGGATGAATTGGATCTTAAGTCACTCGGTTTCGAAGGCGTTCAACCCGCCATTACCGGCAGACCCGCGTATCACCCAGCCGTTTTATTGAAGATTTACATCTACGGCTACCTCAATCGCATCCAATCCAGCCGTCGTTTGGAGAAAGAAACTCAGCGTAATATCGAGTTGATGTGGTTAACCGGACGCTTGATGCCGGATTTCAAAACCATCGCCACTTTCCGTCAAGAGAACGGTAAGGCCATCCGCAACGTCTGTCGCCAATTCGTCATGCTTTGCCAGCAACTGGGATTATTTTCGGAAGCCCTGGTGGCTATAGACGGCAGCAAGTTCAAAGCCGTCAATAACCGTGATCGCAACTTCACCAGCGCGAAATTGCAGCGTCGCATGGAAGAGATCGAGTCGAGTATCAATCGTTATTTGACGGAACTGGATACTGCAGATCGTCAAGAGCCTGCTGTAGCACAGCCGAAAGCCGAGCGTTTGCAAGACAAAATTGGCGCCTTAAAAGCGCAGATGAAAGCCCTGAAAGACATCGAGGTTCAGCTTAATCAGACACCCGATAAACAGATTTCCCTGACTGATCCTGATGCTCGCTCAATGAAGACGCGCGGTACGGGTATCGTCGGCTATAACGTGCAAACCGCCGTAGATACTGAACATCATTTGATTGTAGAACACGAGGTGATCAACGAGGGTGTGGATCGAAGCCAATTGTCCAGCATGGCAAAAAAAGCCCGCAGTGCGATGGGGGTTGAAGATTTAACCGTCATTGCCGATCGCGGTTATTTCAAAAGCGAAGAAATCCTCGCCTGCCACGAAGCCGGTATTACCGTGATTGTGCCCAAGACCGTGACATCAATCGCCACAGCTGATGGCCGTTTTGGCAAAGCTGATTTCATTTTTGATGCCGAGAAAAACGAATACCGCTGCCCGGCTGGGGAGGCTTTGATTTGGCGCTTTTCCACTATTGAGAAAGGTTTGAAATTACATTGCTACTGGAGTTCGGCCTGTCAAAGCTGTGCGCTCAAGGTACAATGTACGCCCAGCCCACAACGGCGCGTCAAGCGTTGGGAACATGAGGGTATTCTTGATGCCATGCAAACTCGCCTGGACTTAGCGTCTGATAGTATGCGTATTCGCCGGCAAACGGTTGAACATCCTTTCGGCACGCTCAAAGCCTGGATGGGGGCCACGCATTTTCTGATGAAAACCTTGGCGCACGTTCGCACCGAAATGAGCTTGCATGTGCTGGCCTATAATTTGAAGCGAGTGATCAATATCATAGGTCTTAAAGCGCTGATTGAAGGTATCAAAGCCAACATGGCATTGTGTCGTCATAGTGAATCAGTCATAGCCATTTAAGTGCTATTTCACAATACGGTTGTGAAAAACCAGTCGGCCAATAGGGCTTTACAGAGTCCTCTTTCGGCAAAAGTCGATCCCGCTATTTCCAGAATGGAAGCTTCCCCTGCTAACCACGATGGCTTTAAAACCCAACTAAATTCCATATTCTTGCTCGAACACCCCATTTTTGCGTTTTTACACGGTCTGGGCCGGTAACAGAAGTCGCCACCCATTTTCTAACCATTAGATAAGAGTTTCACGCCGTCTGGTCGCAGCTCCCCCTTGGGTGAAACGTGTCTATATAAAGTTTGTCTGGCAATACCCAATTCTTTACATAGATTTCCGATCACGGTCTCTGGCTGCCCGATAGCCGCCATAGCCAAACGCAGTTTGGCGGCAGTCATTTTAAAGGGTCGCCCTCCCTTTCGTCCGCGGGCACGCGCCGAAGCCAAACCGGCTACAGTTCGTTCTGAGATGAGTTCCCGTTCAAACTCGGAAAGTGCCGCAAAAATGCCGAAGACTAATTTCCCTGCAGCAGTCGTGGTGTCGATGGCGGCGCCCTGACCCGTTAAAACTTTGAGGCCGATGCCTCGGCCTGTCAGATCATGTACGGTATTAATCAAATGCCGTAAATCACGCCCTAACCGATCCAGCTTCCAAACCAGCAGCGTATCCCCTTCGCGTAAGGCTTTGATGCAAGCGGTTAGACCTGGGCGATCTTCCCGTTTTCCGGAGGCCTGGTCTTCATAAATGTGTGCGGGGTCAACGCCGGCGGCTAAGAGGGCATCGCGCTGCAAATCGCATGCCTGAGAACCATCGGCTTTTGATACCCGCATATAACCAATTAGCATTTTTCACCTGTCACTTATACGGTCGTTTATGTGACAATTTAAAAGACTTCGTCAGTGCCGTCAAAAAATGTCAAATAACCCGTAATATAATCTATGTGTTATAAAGGGTAAGAATTTGGTTTATTGTGACACCATTTCGCGGGAATTCCAAAAGCGGATAGATGTGTTCGGATTGTTCGCATGGTCTTGGCATCACGACGACCAAACAGCAGAACCGTAAACAACGCTTTTGCGACTACTGGGTTTGTTCGAGCCTCGTCAATAGTCTTTGCTAACGATCTTTCGGCTATCTGCCAATAGTGAACTTCTTTCTCAGTCGATTCCGGAGGCTCAGGCAGCGGATGACCAGCATCAACGAATTGATCTGGTTCAGACAAAAATAAGGGGGCTAGACAACCGCGCGCCCTTATTTCTTGGTTTTCTATCATGCTCATTGCCACCGCCGAGGCTTCCAAAAACTGCAATTGCGCC
Encoded proteins:
- a CDS encoding IS1182 family transposase, which gives rise to MIRFIKGECRTQITLLPESLDDYVVETNPVRVVDVFVDELDLKSLGFEGVQPAITGRPAYHPAVLLKIYIYGYLNRIQSSRRLEKETQRNIELMWLTGRLMPDFKTIATFRQENGKAIRNVCRQFVMLCQQLGLFSEALVAIDGSKFKAVNNRDRNFTSAKLQRRMEEIESSINRYLTELDTADRQEPAVAQPKAERLQDKIGALKAQMKALKDIEVQLNQTPDKQISLTDPDARSMKTRGTGIVGYNVQTAVDTEHHLIVEHEVINEGVDRSQLSSMAKKARSAMGVEDLTVIADRGYFKSEEILACHEAGITVIVPKTVTSIATADGRFGKADFIFDAEKNEYRCPAGEALIWRFSTIEKGLKLHCYWSSACQSCALKVQCTPSPQRRVKRWEHEGILDAMQTRLDLASDSMRIRRQTVEHPFGTLKAWMGATHFLMKTLAHVRTEMSLHVLAYNLKRVINIIGLKALIEGIKANMALCRHSESVIAI
- a CDS encoding recombinase family protein; its protein translation is MLIGYMRVSKADGSQACDLQRDALLAAGVDPAHIYEDQASGKREDRPGLTACIKALREGDTLLVWKLDRLGRDLRHLINTVHDLTGRGIGLKVLTGQGAAIDTTTAAGKLVFGIFAALSEFERELISERTVAGLASARARGRKGGRPFKMTAAKLRLAMAAIGQPETVIGNLCKELGIARQTLYRHVSPKGELRPDGVKLLSNG